A DNA window from Paraclostridium bifermentans contains the following coding sequences:
- a CDS encoding methylcobamide:CoM methyltransferase MtbA, with protein MNPKERLFKVLKKENVDRPPCICPGGMMNMIIEDVMDIEGVTWPEAHLNPNMMADLTQGMYKNKAFENFGVPFCMTVEAEGMGATVYMGTKNTEPRVTEYPIMSSEEYKKLTNININEGRAKVVVDAIKILKERNEDVPIIANLTGPVSLASSLLEPMIFFKEIRKKPEMIHELMNLVTDNLIVFGKAQLEAGADILTISDPSGTGEILGAKNFNEFAVPYLNRIIDELKEYANGGTIIHICGRLKSIYKELNSLHSDAISFDSITSVKQVIENVSNKAIMGNVSTFALENSDTESLKTMCDSCLKNGVDIISPACGIGVRTKLDNIQVLLECTKNYSR; from the coding sequence ATGAACCCAAAAGAGCGACTGTTTAAAGTTTTAAAAAAAGAGAATGTAGACAGACCCCCATGTATATGTCCTGGGGGTATGATGAATATGATAATTGAAGATGTTATGGATATAGAGGGTGTAACTTGGCCAGAAGCTCATTTAAATCCAAATATGATGGCTGACTTAACACAAGGTATGTATAAAAACAAAGCATTTGAAAACTTTGGAGTTCCATTTTGTATGACAGTAGAAGCTGAAGGTATGGGAGCTACTGTGTATATGGGAACTAAAAATACAGAACCTAGAGTAACTGAATATCCGATTATGTCTAGTGAAGAATACAAAAAATTAACAAATATAAATATTAATGAAGGAAGAGCAAAAGTAGTCGTAGATGCTATTAAGATATTAAAAGAAAGAAATGAAGATGTTCCAATAATTGCAAATTTAACAGGACCAGTTAGTTTGGCATCATCACTACTTGAACCTATGATATTTTTTAAAGAAATAAGAAAAAAACCTGAAATGATTCATGAACTTATGAACTTGGTAACTGATAACCTTATAGTTTTCGGGAAAGCTCAGCTTGAAGCAGGTGCAGATATCTTAACAATATCAGATCCTAGTGGTACAGGCGAAATATTAGGTGCTAAAAATTTTAATGAATTTGCAGTTCCGTATTTAAATAGAATAATAGATGAATTAAAAGAGTATGCAAATGGGGGAACTATAATACATATATGTGGAAGGTTAAAAAGCATATATAAAGAATTAAATTCATTACATAGTGATGCAATTAGTTTTGATTCAATAACTAGTGTTAAACAAGTTATTGAAAATGTATCAAACAAAGCAATTATGGGAAATGTAAGTACTTTTGCACTTGAAAATAGTGATACAGAAAGTTTAAAAACTATGTGCGATTCATGTTTAAAAAATGGAGTAGATATAATATCTCCAGCTTGTGGAATAGGAGTAAGAACTAAATTAGATAATATACAAGTTCTATTAGAATGTACAAAAAATTATAGCAGATAA
- a CDS encoding corrinoid protein gives MENLKESLLNKLASCVLEMEDEEVIDVANEYVENDFDAYEGISKGLASGMEEAGKLYEEEEYYIPELLLCSDAMYEGINILKPRLQKHQTGEHYRAVVGVVEGDTHDIGKNLFKIMLETSGFEVFDLGRDVPPIDFVNKAKEINADVVGMSTLMTTTMDNMQVVIDLLKEENMRDDVIVMVGGGPISQSFADQIGADGYAHEASKAVKLAKDLVDKKRATVKEVV, from the coding sequence ATGGAAAACTTAAAAGAATCTTTATTAAATAAATTAGCTTCATGTGTACTTGAAATGGAAGATGAAGAAGTTATAGATGTAGCAAATGAATATGTAGAAAATGACTTTGATGCATACGAAGGTATATCTAAAGGATTAGCATCAGGCATGGAGGAAGCTGGAAAACTATACGAAGAAGAAGAGTATTATATACCTGAATTACTTTTATGTTCAGATGCAATGTATGAAGGTATTAATATATTAAAACCACGTTTACAAAAACATCAAACAGGAGAGCATTATAGAGCTGTAGTAGGTGTTGTTGAAGGTGATACTCATGATATAGGAAAGAACTTATTTAAAATAATGTTAGAAACTTCAGGATTTGAAGTTTTTGATTTAGGAAGAGATGTTCCACCGATAGATTTTGTAAACAAAGCAAAAGAAATTAATGCTGATGTGGTAGGAATGTCTACACTTATGACAACTACAATGGATAACATGCAGGTAGTAATAGACTTATTAAAAGAAGAAAATATGCGTGATGATGTAATTGTCATGGTAGGTGGAGGGCCTATATCACAAAGTTTTGCAGATCAAATTGGAGCAGATGGATATGCTCATGAAGCTTCTAAAGCGGTAAAACTTGCAAAAGATTTAGTAGATAAAAAAAGAGCCACAGTTAAAGAGGTGGTATAA
- a CDS encoding uroporphyrinogen decarboxylase family protein, with translation MEYKINKDQMTPKERMEAFSKGEPMDRILCSPFLGESVSAIFGHTIYEYNHSVDALVDVAVGSYELFRPDSVGFGPGLQGIPEAMGSEVTFPTHNTPYISKSAINDYSEIGKLKPIDPYKDGRIRYFLEALKITQDKLNSVVGVGTSVGGPFTTASFLRGTDKFLRDLTKNKDQAHELLELSTQSVINYIDAACDIGLAPSLAEPNASCTMISEKNFVEFAKPYLKRCMDRIVERTGSGTTLHICGKTKKVWGHMVDIGISNLSLDNVDDIGELKEAYGDKVCLIGNVDPVETIMRGSIEDIYNEARECIKKAHDSKCGFILSTGCDVPIGTDPKKIIALMDAARIFGAYPINIKNL, from the coding sequence ATGGAATATAAAATTAATAAAGATCAAATGACGCCGAAAGAAAGAATGGAAGCTTTCTCTAAGGGAGAGCCAATGGATAGAATTTTATGTTCACCTTTTTTAGGTGAAAGTGTATCAGCTATATTTGGGCATACAATATATGAATACAATCACTCAGTAGATGCGCTTGTAGATGTAGCAGTAGGAAGCTATGAACTATTTAGACCAGATAGTGTAGGATTTGGACCAGGATTACAAGGAATTCCAGAAGCTATGGGTAGTGAAGTTACATTCCCAACACATAATACACCATACATAAGTAAGTCTGCTATAAATGATTATAGTGAAATAGGAAAATTAAAGCCTATAGATCCTTATAAAGATGGAAGAATAAGATACTTTTTAGAAGCTTTAAAAATAACTCAAGATAAACTGAATTCAGTAGTTGGTGTTGGAACTTCTGTTGGAGGACCATTTACTACAGCTTCTTTTTTAAGAGGAACAGATAAATTTTTAAGAGATTTAACTAAAAATAAAGATCAAGCTCATGAATTATTAGAGCTTTCAACTCAGAGTGTTATAAACTATATAGATGCAGCATGTGACATTGGGCTTGCCCCAAGCTTAGCAGAGCCAAATGCATCATGTACTATGATAAGTGAGAAAAACTTTGTAGAATTTGCAAAACCATACTTAAAAAGATGTATGGATAGAATTGTTGAAAGAACTGGAAGTGGAACAACTTTACACATATGTGGAAAAACTAAAAAAGTATGGGGACATATGGTTGATATTGGAATATCTAATTTAAGCTTAGATAATGTAGATGATATTGGAGAATTAAAAGAGGCTTATGGGGATAAGGTTTGCTTAATAGGTAATGTTGACCCTGTTGAAACTATAATGAGAGGTAGCATTGAGGATATATATAATGAAGCTAGAGAATGTATAAAAAAAGCTCACGATAGTAAATGTGGATTTATATTAAGTACAGGCTGCGATGTCCCAATAGGAACTGATCCTAAAAAAATTATAGCATTAATGGATGCTGCCAGAATATTTGGAGCATACCCAATTAACATAAAAAATTTATAG
- the cspC gene encoding bile acid germinant receptor pseudoprotease CspC, whose amino-acid sequence MGKSYVAIYNGNEEELKTQLSQKNLNNYIVLNKKAVAIYVGEEFDEEIFFKIECIYDWGVSTHMSSLIEINSDSENGKSARSISGVDYIDKNPYINPTGKDAVIAIIDSGIDYMHPDFIRKDGTSKIISIWDQSSNKGNPPEGLNFGSEFTNEQINEYISKKDQSLTEDSIGTGTLAAGISAGLGNENSAYKGIAIDSDLIVVKLREEIGVYKEGRISYALSDFLAGIKYVAESLRKHQKSMVINLTVASKSEGVVETTLLELFESLTIPGVIIVCGLGNEGNTDTHYKGNIKNINDVVDILIQVGDQKNLDIIVSCVGPDKINASLISPSGELSYDIKYSPDRFIYKGRFNIEKTNYEMRFLYPWLKSGTEEVVINLMDIKPGIWTLRLKAEFLISGEYDVFLPNKNLLDKDTRFINSSSFSTTTWFASTENVLSVGAYNNNTDSIWIQSSRGTLNQNPLKPDIVAPGVDIIGPYKNNKYAKGTGTGISSSIISGVASVLMEYISSQSELGRNLLFTEVIKTYLMIGADRQDIYSYPNVNLGYGVLNFKKTMESIAENLR is encoded by the coding sequence TTGGGGAAATCATATGTTGCTATATATAATGGAAATGAGGAAGAGTTAAAAACTCAATTAAGTCAAAAAAACCTAAATAACTATATTGTTTTAAATAAAAAAGCAGTTGCTATATATGTTGGTGAAGAATTTGATGAAGAAATTTTCTTTAAAATTGAATGTATATATGATTGGGGAGTTTCGACTCATATGAGTTCACTTATAGAAATAAATTCAGATAGTGAAAATGGTAAGTCAGCAAGGTCTATTTCAGGGGTAGATTACATTGATAAAAATCCATATATAAATCCAACAGGAAAAGATGCTGTTATTGCAATTATAGACTCTGGTATAGATTATATGCACCCTGACTTTATAAGAAAAGATGGAACCTCAAAGATAATATCTATTTGGGATCAAAGTTCTAATAAAGGGAATCCGCCTGAAGGTCTAAATTTTGGAAGTGAGTTTACAAACGAACAGATAAATGAGTACATTTCTAAAAAAGATCAAAGTTTAACTGAAGATAGTATTGGAACAGGAACACTAGCAGCTGGGATATCGGCTGGATTAGGTAATGAAAATTCAGCATATAAAGGTATTGCAATAGATAGCGACTTGATAGTAGTAAAACTAAGAGAAGAAATAGGTGTATATAAAGAAGGAAGAATAAGCTATGCACTTAGCGATTTTTTAGCAGGTATAAAATATGTTGCTGAGAGTTTGAGGAAACATCAAAAAAGTATGGTTATAAATTTAACTGTAGCAAGTAAAAGCGAAGGTGTTGTTGAAACTACGTTATTAGAGTTATTTGAAAGTTTAACTATTCCTGGAGTAATTATTGTTTGTGGTTTGGGAAATGAAGGAAATACAGATACTCATTATAAGGGAAATATTAAAAATATTAATGACGTTGTAGATATATTAATTCAAGTTGGAGACCAAAAAAACTTAGATATTATAGTATCTTGTGTTGGACCAGATAAAATAAATGCATCTTTAATATCTCCATCAGGAGAATTAAGCTATGATATAAAATATTCGCCTGACAGATTTATATATAAAGGGAGGTTTAATATAGAGAAAACTAATTATGAGATGCGATTTTTATATCCGTGGCTTAAGTCAGGAACAGAAGAAGTTGTAATTAATTTAATGGATATAAAACCTGGAATATGGACTTTAAGATTAAAGGCAGAATTTTTAATATCTGGAGAGTATGATGTATTTTTACCAAATAAAAATTTATTAGATAAAGATACCAGATTTATAAATTCAAGTTCATTCTCAACAACAACTTGGTTTGCATCTACTGAAAATGTATTATCTGTAGGAGCATATAATAATAATACTGATAGTATATGGATTCAGTCATCAAGAGGAACGTTAAATCAAAATCCTTTAAAACCGGATATAGTAGCTCCAGGAGTCGATATAATAGGACCTTATAAAAACAATAAGTATGCAAAGGGAACGGGAACTGGAATAAGTAGTTCTATTATAAGTGGAGTGGCATCTGTTTTAATGGAGTATATAAGTTCTCAAAGTGAACTTGGAAGAAATTTATTATTCACAGAAGTGATAAAGACGTATCTAATGATAGGTGCAGATAGGCAAGATATATATAGTTATCCAAATGTAAATTTAGGTTATGGAGTTTTAAATTTTAAAAAAACTATGGAAAGTATAGCAGAAAATTTAAGATAA
- a CDS encoding S8 family serine peptidase produces the protein MKLIKYPITIQYGKLILSIYENIGCGIKIIKSYIEFKIIDNKRADCEVVEYLQSKYPDVNIIYNKHNRLNENFKNICIELNAKEDIKKVERNNIELFIDSILNISQKYNIDTFISIKRLNCIRKLEDSKYTQKYYESNLYIRLEQSKELKLNVHKYQKLINIKLFLENNQNLSLNITNPSNLKFQDIDINFQEKKFQIKNSKLKVYAKEKNEINIRLKSDSFIENGIWNLKFNEINKSDYIETEFIIDKQDEEIKNYLEARDFPKSYIDSSEFEPVFIIYYYPKYEEQLKKLDNIFKFYKLSDGMGIVFIQKDRFKDVGKLYTFKYIYKMQRYTKMVQLTDLSKGTENGYTANEEIGVNYFKTNPNVNLDGAGVIISIVNSGIDYLHPDFIYPDGTSKILYLWDQTKDGKPPEGFNIGTEYTRDDINKAIAEKNSNLSTDEEGVGTALGGICAGLGSINKSYAGVAEGADLIVVKLQKIDGFYNNGTFLSGIDYSYRKAKKLDMPIIQNITLGSNNLVSPGIGFMDNDLFYEYRVCEITGAGNEGNGKTHTMGKISFDGEVKDIEIEIAEYEKDIEIDLWVDKPDKLNVLIISPSGEESKTSFVSNLNVVDGLFDFENTYYSMWSTYPLYYSGQQMTIINLQGVSKGIWKVRLTGASITNGLYHVYLPNHLLLNSGTKFRDGNPNYTLTYPSIYKDTVTVGTYNSLNSSIWTESSRGPVIGNIGRVESPDIVAPGVNIIAPYEKDRYALVSGSGVSASYTAGAVALIMQYILFKENYKDKSVVQKIKTYLRAGAKRDSKISYPDSSYGYGILNIKNTFDQIK, from the coding sequence GTGAAACTTATAAAGTATCCAATTACAATTCAATATGGAAAACTTATACTATCAATTTATGAAAATATAGGTTGTGGTATAAAAATAATAAAGAGCTATATAGAATTTAAAATAATAGATAATAAAAGAGCAGATTGTGAAGTTGTGGAGTACTTACAGTCAAAGTACCCTGATGTTAATATTATATATAATAAACACAATAGACTTAATGAAAACTTTAAAAATATATGCATAGAACTAAATGCAAAAGAAGACATAAAAAAAGTTGAAAGAAATAATATTGAACTTTTCATAGATAGTATCTTAAATATTTCTCAAAAATATAATATAGATACATTTATATCAATTAAACGATTAAACTGCATAAGAAAGCTAGAAGATTCAAAATATACTCAAAAGTATTATGAAAGCAATTTATATATTAGATTAGAACAAAGTAAAGAACTAAAATTAAATGTACATAAATATCAGAAATTAATAAATATAAAATTGTTTTTAGAAAACAATCAAAATTTAAGTCTAAATATTACAAATCCCTCGAATTTAAAATTTCAAGATATAGATATAAATTTCCAAGAAAAGAAATTTCAAATTAAAAACAGTAAATTAAAAGTTTATGCAAAAGAAAAAAATGAAATAAATATAAGATTAAAATCAGACAGTTTTATAGAAAATGGAATTTGGAACTTAAAATTTAATGAAATAAATAAAAGTGATTATATTGAAACTGAATTTATAATAGATAAACAGGATGAAGAAATAAAAAACTATTTAGAGGCTAGAGATTTTCCTAAATCATATATAGATTCAAGTGAATTTGAACCTGTATTTATTATATATTATTATCCCAAATATGAAGAACAGTTAAAAAAATTAGACAATATATTTAAATTTTATAAGCTATCAGATGGAATGGGAATTGTATTTATACAAAAAGATAGATTTAAAGATGTAGGTAAGCTTTATACTTTTAAATATATATACAAAATGCAAAGATATACAAAAATGGTTCAACTAACAGACTTATCTAAAGGAACAGAAAACGGATATACAGCGAATGAAGAGATAGGTGTTAATTATTTTAAGACAAATCCCAATGTAAACTTGGATGGAGCTGGAGTTATAATAAGTATTGTAAATTCAGGAATAGATTATTTACATCCAGATTTTATATATCCTGACGGAACTTCTAAAATTTTATATTTGTGGGATCAAACAAAAGATGGAAAGCCTCCAGAAGGATTTAATATAGGCACTGAGTATACAAGAGATGATATAAATAAAGCAATAGCTGAAAAAAATTCTAATTTATCTACTGATGAAGAGGGTGTAGGGACTGCGCTAGGAGGAATATGTGCAGGATTAGGGAGTATAAATAAGTCTTATGCAGGAGTTGCAGAAGGTGCTGATTTAATAGTTGTAAAGTTACAAAAAATAGATGGCTTTTATAACAATGGAACTTTTTTAAGTGGAATAGATTATAGCTATAGAAAAGCAAAAAAATTAGATATGCCAATAATTCAAAATATAACTCTTGGAAGTAATAATTTAGTTTCTCCAGGGATTGGATTTATGGATAATGATTTATTTTATGAATATAGAGTATGTGAGATTACAGGAGCAGGGAATGAGGGAAATGGAAAGACGCATACTATGGGTAAAATAAGCTTTGATGGAGAAGTTAAAGATATAGAAATTGAAATAGCTGAGTATGAAAAAGATATAGAAATTGATTTATGGGTAGATAAACCTGATAAATTAAACGTTTTAATCATATCTCCATCAGGAGAAGAAAGTAAAACATCATTTGTATCTAATTTAAATGTGGTAGACGGATTATTTGATTTCGAAAACACATATTATTCTATGTGGTCAACCTATCCACTTTATTATTCTGGGCAACAAATGACAATTATAAATTTGCAAGGTGTAAGTAAGGGAATATGGAAAGTAAGGTTAACGGGAGCCTCTATAACAAATGGACTATACCATGTTTACTTGCCAAATCACTTGCTATTAAACTCTGGAACTAAATTTAGAGATGGAAATCCGAATTACACATTAACATATCCTTCTATATACAAAGATACAGTTACTGTAGGGACTTACAACAGTTTAAACTCTAGTATATGGACAGAATCTTCGAGAGGCCCTGTAATTGGGAATATAGGTAGAGTTGAAAGTCCAGATATAGTAGCTCCAGGTGTAAATATAATCGCTCCATATGAAAAGGATAGATATGCATTAGTAAGTGGAAGTGGGGTTTCAGCATCATATACAGCAGGAGCTGTTGCCTTAATTATGCAGTATATACTTTTTAAAGAAAACTACAAAGATAAATCTGTAGTTCAAAAAATAAAGACATATTTAAGAGCTGGTGCTAAGAGAGATAGTAAAATAAGTTATCCAGATTCAAGCTATGGTTATGGAATTTTAAATATAAAAAATACTTTTGATCAAATTAAATAG
- a CDS encoding VOC family protein, producing the protein MKFRFCHNNINVLNLEKSLEFYEKALGLKEVKRHEAKDGSFILSYLGDGETTHTLELTWLKEWDRAYNLGDNEFHLALRVDDFDAAYNLHKEMGCICFENKDMGIYFIADPDNYWIEILPSK; encoded by the coding sequence ATGAAATTTAGATTTTGTCACAACAATATAAATGTATTGAACTTAGAAAAAAGTTTAGAGTTTTATGAAAAGGCACTTGGACTTAAAGAAGTTAAAAGACATGAAGCAAAAGATGGGAGTTTTATACTATCTTACCTAGGTGATGGAGAAACTACACACACACTAGAACTAACATGGCTTAAAGAATGGGATAGAGCATATAATTTAGGAGACAATGAGTTCCATTTAGCGTTAAGAGTTGATGATTTTGATGCAGCTTATAATTTACATAAAGAAATGGGATGTATTTGTTTCGAAAATAAAGATATGGGTATATATTTTATAGCAGACCCAGATAATTATTGGATAGAAATTTTACCTTCAAAATAG
- a CDS encoding winged helix-turn-helix transcriptional regulator, whose product MLIKDGKKYVCKLDLAFEIIRGKWKVIILCHLLEGPKRFLELQRITCGVSHKVLNEKLKEMENDSLIYKLVYDELPPKVEYYLTEKGNDYANVLKSIETLGDKYFDL is encoded by the coding sequence TTGCTTATTAAAGATGGAAAAAAATATGTTTGCAAATTAGATTTAGCTTTTGAAATAATTAGAGGAAAATGGAAAGTAATAATTTTATGCCATTTGTTAGAAGGTCCTAAGCGTTTTTTAGAGCTACAAAGAATTACGTGTGGTGTAAGCCATAAGGTATTAAATGAAAAGTTAAAGGAAATGGAAAATGACAGTCTTATATATAAATTGGTGTATGATGAACTTCCACCTAAGGTGGAATATTATTTAACAGAAAAAGGAAATGATTATGCAAATGTACTTAAAAGTATAGAAACTCTTGGAGATAAATATTTTGATTTGTAG
- a CDS encoding class I SAM-dependent methyltransferase — protein MEELKNKINEIANDKILKIVISNKLKKDVKYNKINIELKEKNNKEYYQIEKYTDKQVFHENIDLDMIETKLFEMTFESYKQVAAWSENVNYDLKISKKGKVFLGKKKSNNENLVNKNHNREKNYILKEGMLIQPLIDLGVFTKEGKVVKSKYDKYKQINRFIEIIDDEIKKNDYKELTILDFGCGKSYLTFVLYYYFVEIKKIDVKMIGLDLKADVIKKCNDIAQKYNYENLKFELGDINGYKYTDNVDMVITLHACDTATDYALYNAVKWNTKMIFSVPCCQHEFNEQINSDELSILTKYGIIKERVSALMTDAVRGNLLEAVGYKTQILEFIDIAHSPKNILIRASKGSISQDKKERAMKEVDNIIKEFNLNPTLLELLKNDKLI, from the coding sequence ATGGAAGAGTTAAAGAATAAGATTAATGAAATAGCTAATGACAAAATTTTAAAAATTGTTATTAGTAATAAGCTAAAAAAAGATGTTAAATACAATAAAATTAATATTGAACTAAAGGAAAAAAACAACAAAGAATACTATCAAATAGAGAAATATACAGATAAACAAGTTTTTCATGAAAATATAGATCTAGATATGATAGAAACAAAATTGTTTGAAATGACTTTTGAAAGTTACAAACAAGTAGCTGCTTGGTCTGAAAATGTTAACTATGATTTAAAGATATCTAAAAAAGGTAAGGTGTTTTTAGGCAAGAAAAAAAGTAACAATGAAAACTTAGTAAATAAAAATCATAACAGAGAAAAAAATTATATACTTAAAGAAGGTATGTTAATACAACCGTTAATAGATTTAGGTGTGTTTACAAAAGAAGGTAAAGTAGTTAAATCTAAATATGATAAGTATAAACAAATAAATAGGTTTATAGAAATAATTGATGATGAGATAAAGAAAAATGATTATAAAGAATTGACTATATTAGATTTTGGGTGTGGTAAATCATATTTAACATTTGTACTTTATTATTATTTTGTTGAAATAAAAAAAATAGATGTAAAAATGATTGGATTAGATTTAAAAGCAGATGTTATAAAGAAATGTAATGATATAGCTCAAAAATATAATTATGAAAATTTAAAGTTTGAGCTTGGAGATATAAATGGATATAAGTACACTGATAATGTAGATATGGTTATAACTTTACATGCATGTGATACAGCTACAGATTATGCGCTTTATAATGCTGTGAAGTGGAATACAAAAATGATTTTCTCAGTACCTTGTTGTCAGCATGAATTTAATGAACAGATAAATTCTGATGAGCTTTCTATATTAACTAAGTATGGGATTATAAAGGAAAGAGTATCAGCTCTTATGACAGATGCGGTTAGAGGAAATTTATTAGAAGCAGTAGGATACAAGACACAAATTCTTGAGTTTATAGATATAGCACATTCACCAAAAAATATCTTAATAAGGGCATCTAAAGGGTCTATTTCACAAGATAAGAAAGAAAGAGCGATGAAGGAAGTAGATAATATTATAAAAGAATTCAATTTAAATCCAACTTTATTAGAATTGTTAAAAAATGATAAATTAATATAA